The Saccharothrix variisporea genome has a segment encoding these proteins:
- a CDS encoding recombinase family protein, with protein MERLLALFRRHGVQVWLPEAGGPVDLDTPEHRALVRMLGAQQLREVVRARHRAMAAMRALTEHGRYLGGRAPYGYRLVEAGPHPHPAGARRGRTVTRLEPDPQTAPTVRWLFAERLAGRSIEDLVETLNQRRTPCPAEHDPARNTHRAGRRWTAETVTTILRNPRYTGWQVWNRQTVDHDHHSPTDQRRRTTTKRKPTNGSCPASAPTPRWSANTTSSPSNASAPNAPTSTENDASTCWQVYCAAARADNEWNPGGRTDDPATAAATTAAHAPRPRHRPSTSAKSN; from the coding sequence TTGGAGCGGCTGCTGGCATTGTTCCGGCGCCACGGCGTGCAGGTGTGGCTGCCCGAAGCCGGTGGACCGGTCGACCTGGACACGCCGGAGCACCGGGCGTTGGTCAGGATGTTGGGTGCGCAGCAGCTGCGCGAGGTGGTCCGCGCCCGGCATCGCGCGATGGCGGCCATGCGCGCCCTGACCGAACATGGCCGCTACCTGGGCGGCCGGGCGCCCTACGGCTACCGGCTGGTCGAGGCGGGCCCGCATCCGCACCCTGCGGGGGCGCGCCGGGGCCGCACGGTGACCCGCCTGGAACCCGACCCGCAGACCGCACCGACCGTGCGGTGGCTGTTCGCCGAACGCCTGGCCGGACGCAGCATCGAGGACCTGGTCGAGACCCTCAACCAGCGGCGCACGCCGTGCCCGGCCGAACACGACCCCGCACGCAACACCCACCGCGCCGGGCGCCGGTGGACGGCCGAGACGGTGACCACGATCCTGCGCAACCCCCGCTACACCGGGTGGCAGGTCTGGAACCGACAGACCGTCGACCACGACCACCACTCCCCCACCGACCAACGCCGCCGCACCACCACCAAGCGGAAACCCACCAATGGGTCCTGTCCCGCCAGCGCGCCCACACCCCGCTGGTCAGCGAACACGACTTCGTCGCCGTCCAACGCATCCGCGCCCAACGCCCCAACCAGCACGGAGAACGACGCGAGTACCTGCTGGCAGGTCTACTGCGCTGCGGCACGTGCGGACAACGAATGGAATCCCGGTGGACGCACGGACGACCCGGCTACCGCTGCCGCCACCACCGCGGCCCACGCACCGAGGCCACGCCACCGACCCTCTACTTCCGCGAAGAGCAACTGA
- a CDS encoding PKD domain-containing protein → MTAALISSLATGVAHASPPTNDDFDQAIEVVTPFTATQSVDEATEAADDPGYCGTTKSVWFTYTAPASGTVTVSTAGSNYDTTLSAFSGTRGSLLPIGCDDDSAGGLQSRLSVHVAAGVRYHFKVAALSTSGGTSLVFGATTPTPPANDNLADATPIPALPYVSDVDISAATVEPDEPTSRCARPTRSIWYTLTVPETTSVTISEPSYYANLAVYAGNTAGGLDEIRCTAYSSDWLTFRATAGTTYHVRAGTSDNDVDFLRVRVDVAGPIRPDFTYYPYPPNVVSAVQFYDQSYVPDQDGTTTWHWDLGDGTTASGYAPQHRYAADGDYEVRLTVSTEDGRTATTSKVLQVRTHNVSISRFTSRRFGIRRHANFDSALFGGEVSFNQVTFTGDVTCTGAYARLDVDALRIWPRGWLLATPPAPHTTVLPDIPDRWGHLYDR, encoded by the coding sequence TTGACAGCTGCCTTGATCAGCTCGCTCGCGACCGGCGTCGCGCACGCCTCTCCGCCGACCAACGACGACTTCGACCAGGCGATCGAGGTCGTCACACCCTTCACCGCCACGCAATCGGTCGACGAGGCGACCGAGGCCGCCGACGATCCCGGGTACTGTGGCACCACCAAGTCGGTCTGGTTCACCTACACCGCACCCGCATCCGGCACAGTGACCGTGTCGACGGCGGGCAGCAACTACGACACCACCCTGTCCGCGTTCAGCGGCACGCGAGGCTCATTGCTCCCCATCGGATGCGACGACGACTCCGCTGGCGGCCTCCAGTCACGGCTGAGCGTCCACGTGGCCGCGGGGGTCCGCTACCACTTCAAGGTCGCAGCGCTCAGCACCTCGGGCGGCACGTCGTTGGTTTTCGGCGCGACCACGCCGACCCCTCCCGCGAACGACAACCTCGCCGACGCCACACCGATCCCCGCACTCCCCTACGTCTCGGACGTCGACATCTCGGCCGCCACCGTCGAACCCGACGAGCCGACCAGCCGGTGCGCACGCCCGACCCGGTCCATCTGGTACACCCTGACTGTGCCCGAGACGACATCGGTCACCATCAGCGAGCCGTCGTACTACGCGAACCTCGCGGTGTACGCGGGCAACACGGCCGGAGGCCTGGACGAGATCCGTTGCACGGCCTACTCATCAGACTGGCTTACCTTCCGCGCCACCGCCGGAACGACGTACCACGTGCGCGCCGGCACGTCTGACAACGACGTTGACTTCCTGCGCGTGCGGGTCGACGTCGCCGGACCGATCCGCCCTGACTTCACCTACTACCCGTACCCACCGAACGTGGTCAGCGCGGTCCAGTTCTACGACCAGTCTTACGTTCCCGACCAGGACGGGACGACAACCTGGCACTGGGACTTGGGCGACGGCACGACTGCCTCGGGCTACGCCCCGCAGCACCGCTACGCGGCCGATGGCGACTACGAGGTACGGCTGACCGTCAGTACCGAGGACGGCCGCACGGCCACCACGTCCAAGGTGCTGCAAGTCCGCACACACAACGTGTCGATCTCCAGGTTCACCAGCAGGCGGTTCGGAATTCGGCGCCACGCCAACTTCGACAGCGCCCTGTTCGGCGGGGAGGTCAGCTTCAACCAGGTGACGTTCACCGGCGACGTCACCTGCACGGGTGCCTACGCCCGCTTGGACGTGGACGCCCTCCGCATCTGGCCACGCGGCTGGCTCCTCGCCACACCGCCGGCCCCGCACACGACAGTCCTGCCCGACATACCGGACCGCTGGGGCCACCTGTACGACCGATGA
- a CDS encoding NAD(P)/FAD-dependent oxidoreductase, protein MQHGVRAGRSDRAARAVDVIGTVMTRLCTVLPAAARWRIERMRTGFRTMTSDELPVLDVAEDPRFVVATGHHRNGILLGPLTGRIVAGLVAGAPEELDLSPFSYGRTLRPHAWFASKY, encoded by the coding sequence GTGCAGCACGGCGTCCGAGCCGGACGCAGTGACCGCGCCGCACGTGCGGTGGATGTCATCGGCACGGTCATGACGCGACTGTGCACCGTGCTGCCCGCCGCCGCCCGGTGGCGGATCGAACGCATGCGGACCGGCTTCCGGACCATGACCTCCGACGAACTGCCGGTGCTCGACGTCGCCGAGGACCCCCGGTTCGTGGTGGCCACCGGTCACCACCGCAACGGCATCCTGCTCGGCCCACTCACCGGCCGGATCGTGGCCGGCCTCGTCGCGGGCGCGCCCGAGGAGCTGGACCTGTCGCCGTTCTCTTACGGCCGCACGCTGCGGCCGCACGCCTGGTTCGCCTCCAAGTACTGA
- a CDS encoding SitI3 family protein, which produces MHRTCGAVTASGSDAVLHSDFEVIWLLLRQGELLLNERDDLRPRHRLALVAHPYRRETRTFPEPDPAGITVPAGSGSGTRVATGRSGRRRSR; this is translated from the coding sequence ATCCACCGCACGTGCGGCGCGGTCACTGCGTCCGGCTCGGACGCCGTGCTGCACAGCGACTTCGAGGTCATCTGGCTACTCCTGCGACAGGGCGAACTGCTGCTCAACGAACGCGACGACCTGCGGCCGCGGCACCGCCTCGCCCTGGTCGCGCACCCCTACCGCCGCGAGACCCGTACGTTCCCCGAGCCGGACCCGGCGGGCATCACCGTGCCCGCCGGGTCCGGCTCGGGTACCAGGGTTGCTACTGGGCGTTCGGGCCGACGTCGGTCGCGGTGA
- a CDS encoding chondroitinase-B domain-containing protein, with protein sequence MLLALGVSFGYPPVASWAATPLPVVGVSASAHDGNVPANTVDGDLGTRWSAEGDGVWIRYDLGSPQVIGSVSISWHKGDVRKSTFEVQLSDDGSSWTTVVPRRTSSGTTLEAELYDFTDSSKRYLRIQGYGNTDNGWTSITETTVNGADGGGGGACAYPANVLDLRNWYVGLPIGEDESPTNVEQPALATYKVDPWFTSTSDCAAVQFRAAVNGVTTSGSNYPRSELREMNGTAKASWSSTSGIHTMVIDQAITALPNDKPHVVAGQIHDASDDVSVFRLEGSSLYITDGDTSHHKLVTDNYTLGTRFQAKFVVGGGQIKAYYNGVLQTTISKSFTGGYFKSGAYTQANCTYSAPCSDTNYGEVKVYGLSVTHDNGEPGTGEPGADRIVNVANSTQLQSAFADARAGDRIVLANGNYTVGKMTGKNGTAAKPITVVAANRGQAVVTGGQLEVASSSHVVFEGLKWTNSNTLKLTGSNNVRLTRNHFRLTESSSLTWVLVQGADSHHNRIDHNLFEEKHQRGNFIRIDGSATQQSQYDLVDHNHFRNIGPRAENEMEAIRVGWSGISQSSGFTTVESNLFENCDGDPEIVSVKSNDNTVRYNTFRTSQGTLSQRHGNRGTFHGNFFFGEGKAGTGGIRIYGQDHKVYNNHFEGLTGSGYDAALQIDGGDVDTSGALNAHWRVYRATVVHNTFVDNVSNIEIGANYTLAPVDSTIADNVVTGSRGKLVDERKTPVNMTYAGNIAWPTGTATVGVTKPAEAIRTVDPLLVRDGAVYRLGATSPAIDTGTGRFAFVTDDVDGQPRAGVPDVGAEERSSAAVTRGPLTATDVGPNAQ encoded by the coding sequence ATGTTGCTCGCGCTGGGCGTTTCGTTTGGCTACCCGCCGGTCGCGTCGTGGGCGGCCACTCCGCTGCCGGTCGTCGGCGTGTCGGCCAGTGCGCACGACGGCAACGTCCCGGCCAACACGGTCGACGGCGACCTCGGCACCCGCTGGTCCGCCGAGGGGGACGGGGTGTGGATCCGGTACGACCTGGGCTCGCCGCAGGTCATCGGCTCGGTGTCGATCTCCTGGCACAAAGGGGATGTCAGGAAGTCGACGTTCGAAGTCCAGCTCTCCGACGACGGGTCGTCCTGGACCACCGTGGTCCCCCGGCGGACCAGCAGCGGCACCACGCTCGAGGCCGAGCTTTACGACTTCACCGACAGCAGCAAGCGGTACCTGCGCATCCAGGGGTACGGCAACACCGACAACGGCTGGACCAGCATCACCGAGACGACCGTCAACGGAGCCGACGGCGGGGGCGGCGGCGCGTGCGCCTACCCGGCGAACGTGCTGGACCTGAGGAACTGGTACGTCGGCCTGCCCATCGGCGAGGACGAAAGCCCCACCAACGTCGAGCAGCCGGCGTTGGCCACCTACAAGGTCGACCCGTGGTTCACCTCCACCTCCGACTGCGCCGCGGTGCAGTTCCGGGCGGCCGTCAACGGAGTCACCACGAGCGGTTCGAACTACCCCCGCTCGGAACTGCGCGAGATGAACGGCACCGCCAAGGCGAGCTGGTCGTCCACCTCGGGTATCCACACGATGGTGATCGACCAGGCCATCACCGCACTGCCCAACGACAAGCCTCACGTCGTCGCCGGGCAGATCCACGACGCCTCCGACGACGTCTCGGTGTTCCGCCTGGAGGGCAGCAGCCTCTACATCACCGACGGCGACACCAGCCACCACAAACTCGTGACCGACAACTACACGCTCGGCACAAGGTTCCAGGCGAAGTTCGTGGTCGGCGGCGGCCAGATCAAGGCCTACTACAACGGTGTCCTGCAAACCACGATCTCGAAGAGCTTCACCGGCGGCTACTTCAAGTCGGGCGCGTACACGCAGGCCAACTGCACCTACTCCGCGCCGTGCAGCGACACCAACTACGGCGAGGTCAAGGTCTACGGGCTCAGCGTGACGCATGACAACGGCGAGCCGGGCACGGGTGAACCGGGCGCGGATCGGATCGTCAACGTCGCGAACTCGACCCAACTGCAGAGCGCGTTCGCCGACGCCCGAGCGGGCGACCGCATCGTGCTGGCGAACGGCAACTACACGGTCGGCAAGATGACCGGTAAGAACGGCACCGCCGCCAAACCCATTACCGTCGTCGCCGCGAACCGGGGCCAAGCGGTGGTCACCGGGGGACAGCTGGAGGTGGCGAGTTCCTCGCACGTGGTCTTCGAAGGTCTCAAGTGGACCAACAGCAACACGCTGAAGCTCACCGGTTCGAACAACGTGCGGCTTACCCGCAACCACTTCCGGCTCACCGAGAGCTCCTCGCTGACGTGGGTGCTGGTCCAGGGCGCGGACAGCCACCACAACCGGATCGACCACAACTTGTTCGAGGAGAAGCACCAGAGGGGCAACTTCATCAGGATCGACGGATCGGCGACCCAGCAGTCGCAGTACGACCTCGTCGACCACAACCACTTCCGCAACATCGGCCCGCGCGCGGAGAACGAGATGGAGGCCATCCGGGTCGGCTGGAGCGGCATCTCCCAGTCCAGCGGGTTCACCACCGTCGAGTCGAACCTGTTCGAGAACTGCGACGGTGACCCCGAGATCGTCTCGGTGAAGAGCAACGACAACACCGTCCGCTACAACACGTTCCGCACCTCGCAGGGCACGCTGTCGCAGCGGCACGGCAACCGCGGCACCTTCCACGGCAACTTCTTCTTCGGGGAGGGGAAGGCCGGCACCGGCGGAATCCGGATCTACGGCCAGGACCACAAGGTCTACAACAACCACTTCGAGGGCCTGACCGGAAGCGGCTACGACGCGGCGTTGCAGATCGACGGCGGTGACGTGGACACCTCGGGCGCGTTGAACGCGCACTGGCGGGTCTACCGCGCGACCGTCGTGCACAACACGTTCGTGGACAACGTGTCCAACATCGAGATCGGTGCCAACTACACCCTCGCGCCGGTCGACTCCACCATCGCCGACAACGTGGTCACCGGCAGCCGGGGCAAGCTGGTCGACGAGCGCAAGACGCCGGTGAACATGACCTACGCCGGCAACATCGCGTGGCCGACCGGAACGGCGACCGTGGGCGTCACCAAGCCCGCCGAAGCCATCCGCACGGTCGACCCGCTGCTGGTCCGGGACGGAGCGGTGTACCGGCTCGGCGCGACCAGCCCGGCGATCGACACCGGCACCGGCCGCTTCGCGTTCGTCACCGACGACGTGGACGGCCAACCACGCGCCGGTGTCCCCGACGTCGGCGCGGAGGAGCGGTCGTCCGCCGCGGTCACCCGCGGACCGCTCACCGCGACCGACGTCGGCCCGAACGCCCAGTAG
- a CDS encoding AraC family transcriptional regulator encodes MQAHRDIEGDDHAGLDETMLQSVELRVSYRQGSEVIRRALQLTGDQHLGLRVGARQHPTAWGLIGFALMSADTLRDAVEAGVRFQDLSGAMVVWSAGEGDAGFTLWADLPDPALDPAIGTFLVEEAFSSVVTVTRLALGPDFRPRLVEFTFPAPDDIRPFDDLFGCPVRFTAPRNALVVYGAAPAGGVSDRWASRVLRG; translated from the coding sequence ATGCAAGCTCACCGCGACATCGAGGGCGACGACCACGCCGGCTTGGACGAGACGATGCTTCAGTCCGTCGAGCTGCGGGTGTCCTACCGCCAGGGCAGCGAGGTCATCCGCCGGGCGTTGCAGCTGACCGGGGACCAGCACCTCGGCCTGCGGGTGGGCGCCAGGCAGCACCCGACCGCGTGGGGCCTGATCGGGTTCGCCCTGATGTCCGCCGACACCCTGCGCGACGCCGTCGAGGCGGGCGTGCGGTTCCAGGACCTGTCCGGGGCGATGGTGGTGTGGTCGGCCGGGGAGGGCGACGCCGGCTTCACGCTGTGGGCCGACCTGCCCGATCCGGCCCTGGACCCCGCGATCGGCACCTTCCTGGTCGAAGAGGCGTTCAGCAGCGTCGTGACGGTCACGCGCCTGGCGCTCGGACCGGACTTCCGGCCACGCCTGGTGGAGTTCACCTTCCCCGCCCCGGACGACATCCGCCCGTTCGACGACCTGTTCGGCTGTCCGGTCCGCTTCACCGCCCCGCGCAACGCCCTGGTCGTCTATGGTGCCGCTCCTGCCGGTGGGGTTTCCGACCGATGGGCAAGCCGCGTCCTGAGGGGGTAG
- a CDS encoding tetratricopeptide repeat protein: MRHLREFEAARALNEDTVARFVATLGSDHPATLNATNNLAGDLSATGDAEAANRIYQETWARRRRVMGEDDPQTLNSAHEYAMHLILVGDFDTARPVLEDVLARRRRVLAETHPHTVRSRTALDQLG, translated from the coding sequence ATGCGCCATCTGCGGGAATTCGAGGCGGCCAGGGCTTTGAACGAGGACACTGTCGCCCGCTTCGTTGCCACGCTGGGCTCCGATCATCCGGCGACGCTCAACGCCACCAACAACCTCGCCGGGGACTTGTCGGCCACAGGCGACGCCGAAGCTGCCAACCGGATCTACCAGGAGACATGGGCAAGACGTCGGCGCGTCATGGGTGAAGATGACCCACAGACGTTGAACTCTGCCCACGAATACGCGATGCACCTCATTCTCGTTGGCGACTTCGATACGGCCCGCCCAGTGCTCGAGGACGTGCTCGCACGCCGCCGTCGGGTGCTGGCCGAGACGCACCCCCACACCGTCAGGTCACGAACGGCGCTTGATCAGTTGGGCTGA